The Ciconia boyciana chromosome 2, ASM3463844v1, whole genome shotgun sequence genome has a segment encoding these proteins:
- the RIPK1 gene encoding receptor-interacting serine/threonine-protein kinase 1 isoform X1, which yields MSLEDIHMNTQDLLEKKQLDAGGFGTISLCFHKKHGYVVLKKVYTGPQRTEYNASLLEEGRIMRRLQHDRVVKLLGIILEDGNYSLVMEYVDRGNMMKVLQKLSLPLSVKGRFVLEITEGMLYLHEQGFVHKDLKPENILVDTDFHIKIADLGVASFKNWSRLTQEETVRQKQTKSTCQNNAGTLYYMAPEHLRCLNVKPVEKSDVYSFGIVIWAIFANKEPYEHGINEAQICFGIMNGNRPDIEEMTDKCPVEIIDLMKQCWEQEPEKRPTFAEISQRYKPFYYQNLGKSIEDDLKKLKKTCPESNEQLLNRMQSLQIDAVPEDTSNSQIDQPNSLHSSQGPMTSQVNEALFAACPENQPVESCETSFTSADNLERKLQCEYNYHVFGSRMDKAVPPVVYTPEMREEERRRRVSYDPFAKSSLSPQQSELYPRAEKTGSNTNPCFWPQPAATPPKWGNVDIFYGANPNSPLTGNTEDLYRLCSASTFSLSKPPVPESGPNLWSKTNVNWYPKNADADTGNKDSTSFTRGTFTYHPTVPRISTEDSIKYNISNSSGIQIGSYNHMKIEEHSQHISTSPVATEATYMHYEATGIFDNTTVLTEKHLNLVREKLAKQWKHCARKLGFCDPEIDEIDHDYERDGLKEKVYQMLLKWEMREGSKGATVGKLAKALFGCQRLDLLTSLMQISEE from the exons atatAATGCTTCCCTCCTTGAAGAAGGCAGGATTATGCGCAGACTGCAGCATGACCGTGTGGTAAAACTACTAGGTATAATTTTGGAAGACGGAAACTACTCACTTGTGATGGAGTATGTGGACCGGGGGAACATGATGAAAGTGCTGCAGAAA cTCTCACTGCCTTTGTCAGTGAAAGGGCGTTTTGTGCTGGAGATCACAGAAGGAATGCTTTATCTGCATGAGCAAGGCTTCGTACACAAAGacctaaaaccagaaaacatcCTTGTGGACACAGACTTCCACATTAAG ATTGCAGATCTCGGTGTTGCTTCCTTTAAGAACTGGAGTCGGCTGACCCAAGAAGAGACTGTCCGACAGAAGCAAACCAAGAGCACTTGCCAGAACAATGCTGGGACTCTTTACTATATGGCCCCAGAGCATTTACGCTGTCTTAATGTAAAACCTGTGGAGAAATCAGATGTTTACAGCTTCGGCATAGTGATCTGGGCAATTTTTGCTAACAAAGAGCCATATGAAC atggtATAAATGAAGCCCAGATTTGCTTTGGCATCATGAATGGAAACAGACCAGACATAGAGGAGATGACTGATAAATGTCCAGTGGAAATTATTGACTTAATGAAACAATGCTGGGAGCAAGAGCCAGAGAAACGGCCAACCTTTGCAG aaattagTCAAAGATACAAGCCATTTTACTATCAAAATCTAGGAAAAAGTATTGAAGATGATCTGAAGAAGTTAAAA AAAACATGTCCTGAGTCAAATGAACAGCTGCTGAATAGGATGCAATCCCTTCAAATAGATGCTGTACCAGAAGATACCAGTAACAGTCAAATAG ATCAGCCTAATTCTCTACACAGCTCTCAAGGTCCCATGACCAGTCAGGTTAACGAAGCCCTGTTTGCTGCCTGCCCTGAGAACCAGCCTGTTGAGAGCTGTGAGACCTCATTTACATCTGCTGATAATctagaaagaaaacttcagtgtGAATACAACTACCATGTATTCGGGAGCCGGATGGATAAAGCAGTTCCACCTGTAGTATACACCCCTGaaatgagagaggaagaaaggagacgAAGAGTTTCCTACGATCCATTTGCAAAGTCATCTCTTAGTCCTCAACAGAGTGAACTGTATCCAAGAGCTGAGAAAACAGGATCAAACACTAATCCATGTTTTTGGCCACAGCCAGCTGCAACACCACCGAAATGGGGAAACGTAGATATTTTTTATGGGGCAAACCCTAACAGTCCTCTAACAGGAAACACAGAGGATCTCTATAGGTTGTGTTCAGCCAGTACCTTTAGCCTAAGTAAACCTCCTGTGCCTGAATCTGGCCCAAACCTGTGGTCAAAGACCAACGTAAACTGGTATCCAAAGAATGCAGACGCTGATACGG GTAACAAGGATTCCACTTCTTTCACAAGGGGAACTTTTACATATCATCCTACTGTACCCAGAATAAGCACAG AAGATTCAATCAAGTACAACATAAGTAACAGTTCTGGAATTCAAATTGGATCCTACAATCACATGAAGATTGAAGAGCACAGTCAACACATCAGCACTTCTCCTGTTGCTACAGAAGCAACTTACATGCATTATGAAGCAACGGGTATATTTG acAATACTACTGTCCTGACTGAAAAACATCTGAATTTAGTGAGAGAAAAGTTGGCTAAACAGTGGAAGCACTGTGCTCGTAAACTGGGCTTCTGTGATCCCGAGATTGATGAAATTGATCACGACTATGAACGAGATGgactaaaagaaaaagtttacCAAATGCTGCTTAAGTGGGAAATGAGGGAAGGCTCCAAAGGTGCTACAGTTGGAAAGCTTGCCAAAGCACTCTTCGGCTGCCAAAGACTGGATCTCCTTACTAGTTTGATGCAAATCAGTGAGGAATAA
- the RIPK1 gene encoding receptor-interacting serine/threonine-protein kinase 1 isoform X3 encodes MSLEDIHMNTQDLLEKKQLDAGGFGTISLCFHKKHGYVVLKKVYTGPQRTEYNASLLEEGRIMRRLQHDRVVKLLGIILEDGNYSLVMEYVDRGNMMKVLQKLSLPLSVKGRFVLEITEGMLYLHEQGFVHKDLKPENILVDTDFHIKIADLGVASFKNWSRLTQEETVRQKQTKSTCQNNAGTLYYMAPEHLRCLNVKPVEKSDVYSFGIVIWAIFANKEPYEHGINEAQICFGIMNGNRPDIEEMTDKCPVEIIDLMKQCWEQEPEKRPTFAEISQRYKPFYYQNLGKSIEDDLKKLKKTCPESNEQLLNRMQSLQIDAVPEDTSNSQIGNKDSTSFTRGTFTYHPTVPRISTEDSIKYNISNSSGIQIGSYNHMKIEEHSQHISTSPVATEATYMHYEATGIFDNTTVLTEKHLNLVREKLAKQWKHCARKLGFCDPEIDEIDHDYERDGLKEKVYQMLLKWEMREGSKGATVGKLAKALFGCQRLDLLTSLMQISEE; translated from the exons atatAATGCTTCCCTCCTTGAAGAAGGCAGGATTATGCGCAGACTGCAGCATGACCGTGTGGTAAAACTACTAGGTATAATTTTGGAAGACGGAAACTACTCACTTGTGATGGAGTATGTGGACCGGGGGAACATGATGAAAGTGCTGCAGAAA cTCTCACTGCCTTTGTCAGTGAAAGGGCGTTTTGTGCTGGAGATCACAGAAGGAATGCTTTATCTGCATGAGCAAGGCTTCGTACACAAAGacctaaaaccagaaaacatcCTTGTGGACACAGACTTCCACATTAAG ATTGCAGATCTCGGTGTTGCTTCCTTTAAGAACTGGAGTCGGCTGACCCAAGAAGAGACTGTCCGACAGAAGCAAACCAAGAGCACTTGCCAGAACAATGCTGGGACTCTTTACTATATGGCCCCAGAGCATTTACGCTGTCTTAATGTAAAACCTGTGGAGAAATCAGATGTTTACAGCTTCGGCATAGTGATCTGGGCAATTTTTGCTAACAAAGAGCCATATGAAC atggtATAAATGAAGCCCAGATTTGCTTTGGCATCATGAATGGAAACAGACCAGACATAGAGGAGATGACTGATAAATGTCCAGTGGAAATTATTGACTTAATGAAACAATGCTGGGAGCAAGAGCCAGAGAAACGGCCAACCTTTGCAG aaattagTCAAAGATACAAGCCATTTTACTATCAAAATCTAGGAAAAAGTATTGAAGATGATCTGAAGAAGTTAAAA AAAACATGTCCTGAGTCAAATGAACAGCTGCTGAATAGGATGCAATCCCTTCAAATAGATGCTGTACCAGAAGATACCAGTAACAGTCAAATAG GTAACAAGGATTCCACTTCTTTCACAAGGGGAACTTTTACATATCATCCTACTGTACCCAGAATAAGCACAG AAGATTCAATCAAGTACAACATAAGTAACAGTTCTGGAATTCAAATTGGATCCTACAATCACATGAAGATTGAAGAGCACAGTCAACACATCAGCACTTCTCCTGTTGCTACAGAAGCAACTTACATGCATTATGAAGCAACGGGTATATTTG acAATACTACTGTCCTGACTGAAAAACATCTGAATTTAGTGAGAGAAAAGTTGGCTAAACAGTGGAAGCACTGTGCTCGTAAACTGGGCTTCTGTGATCCCGAGATTGATGAAATTGATCACGACTATGAACGAGATGgactaaaagaaaaagtttacCAAATGCTGCTTAAGTGGGAAATGAGGGAAGGCTCCAAAGGTGCTACAGTTGGAAAGCTTGCCAAAGCACTCTTCGGCTGCCAAAGACTGGATCTCCTTACTAGTTTGATGCAAATCAGTGAGGAATAA
- the RIPK1 gene encoding receptor-interacting serine/threonine-protein kinase 1 isoform X2, translating to MLYLHEQGFVHKDLKPENILVDTDFHIKIADLGVASFKNWSRLTQEETVRQKQTKSTCQNNAGTLYYMAPEHLRCLNVKPVEKSDVYSFGIVIWAIFANKEPYEHGINEAQICFGIMNGNRPDIEEMTDKCPVEIIDLMKQCWEQEPEKRPTFAEISQRYKPFYYQNLGKSIEDDLKKLKKTCPESNEQLLNRMQSLQIDAVPEDTSNSQIDQPNSLHSSQGPMTSQVNEALFAACPENQPVESCETSFTSADNLERKLQCEYNYHVFGSRMDKAVPPVVYTPEMREEERRRRVSYDPFAKSSLSPQQSELYPRAEKTGSNTNPCFWPQPAATPPKWGNVDIFYGANPNSPLTGNTEDLYRLCSASTFSLSKPPVPESGPNLWSKTNVNWYPKNADADTGNKDSTSFTRGTFTYHPTVPRISTEDSIKYNISNSSGIQIGSYNHMKIEEHSQHISTSPVATEATYMHYEATGIFDNTTVLTEKHLNLVREKLAKQWKHCARKLGFCDPEIDEIDHDYERDGLKEKVYQMLLKWEMREGSKGATVGKLAKALFGCQRLDLLTSLMQISEE from the exons ATGCTTTATCTGCATGAGCAAGGCTTCGTACACAAAGacctaaaaccagaaaacatcCTTGTGGACACAGACTTCCACATTAAG ATTGCAGATCTCGGTGTTGCTTCCTTTAAGAACTGGAGTCGGCTGACCCAAGAAGAGACTGTCCGACAGAAGCAAACCAAGAGCACTTGCCAGAACAATGCTGGGACTCTTTACTATATGGCCCCAGAGCATTTACGCTGTCTTAATGTAAAACCTGTGGAGAAATCAGATGTTTACAGCTTCGGCATAGTGATCTGGGCAATTTTTGCTAACAAAGAGCCATATGAAC atggtATAAATGAAGCCCAGATTTGCTTTGGCATCATGAATGGAAACAGACCAGACATAGAGGAGATGACTGATAAATGTCCAGTGGAAATTATTGACTTAATGAAACAATGCTGGGAGCAAGAGCCAGAGAAACGGCCAACCTTTGCAG aaattagTCAAAGATACAAGCCATTTTACTATCAAAATCTAGGAAAAAGTATTGAAGATGATCTGAAGAAGTTAAAA AAAACATGTCCTGAGTCAAATGAACAGCTGCTGAATAGGATGCAATCCCTTCAAATAGATGCTGTACCAGAAGATACCAGTAACAGTCAAATAG ATCAGCCTAATTCTCTACACAGCTCTCAAGGTCCCATGACCAGTCAGGTTAACGAAGCCCTGTTTGCTGCCTGCCCTGAGAACCAGCCTGTTGAGAGCTGTGAGACCTCATTTACATCTGCTGATAATctagaaagaaaacttcagtgtGAATACAACTACCATGTATTCGGGAGCCGGATGGATAAAGCAGTTCCACCTGTAGTATACACCCCTGaaatgagagaggaagaaaggagacgAAGAGTTTCCTACGATCCATTTGCAAAGTCATCTCTTAGTCCTCAACAGAGTGAACTGTATCCAAGAGCTGAGAAAACAGGATCAAACACTAATCCATGTTTTTGGCCACAGCCAGCTGCAACACCACCGAAATGGGGAAACGTAGATATTTTTTATGGGGCAAACCCTAACAGTCCTCTAACAGGAAACACAGAGGATCTCTATAGGTTGTGTTCAGCCAGTACCTTTAGCCTAAGTAAACCTCCTGTGCCTGAATCTGGCCCAAACCTGTGGTCAAAGACCAACGTAAACTGGTATCCAAAGAATGCAGACGCTGATACGG GTAACAAGGATTCCACTTCTTTCACAAGGGGAACTTTTACATATCATCCTACTGTACCCAGAATAAGCACAG AAGATTCAATCAAGTACAACATAAGTAACAGTTCTGGAATTCAAATTGGATCCTACAATCACATGAAGATTGAAGAGCACAGTCAACACATCAGCACTTCTCCTGTTGCTACAGAAGCAACTTACATGCATTATGAAGCAACGGGTATATTTG acAATACTACTGTCCTGACTGAAAAACATCTGAATTTAGTGAGAGAAAAGTTGGCTAAACAGTGGAAGCACTGTGCTCGTAAACTGGGCTTCTGTGATCCCGAGATTGATGAAATTGATCACGACTATGAACGAGATGgactaaaagaaaaagtttacCAAATGCTGCTTAAGTGGGAAATGAGGGAAGGCTCCAAAGGTGCTACAGTTGGAAAGCTTGCCAAAGCACTCTTCGGCTGCCAAAGACTGGATCTCCTTACTAGTTTGATGCAAATCAGTGAGGAATAA